A stretch of Cyanobacterium sp. HL-69 DNA encodes these proteins:
- the yraN gene encoding putative endonuclease: MITLGELGEKIVSTWLEPQNYQILHHRWHCRWGEIDLIALDSNNSELVFIEVKTRKPQNWDQNGLEALNINKQKKIYTTAQIFLSKNPLWQNYNCRFDLILSTYIIRKNNSNQGSIKILNSNQIMYKNHIFTIKDHLKNVL; the protein is encoded by the coding sequence ATGATCACCCTAGGGGAGTTAGGAGAAAAGATAGTCAGTACATGGCTAGAACCGCAAAACTACCAAATATTGCACCACCGATGGCATTGCCGATGGGGCGAAATTGATTTGATTGCCCTAGATAGCAATAACTCTGAGCTAGTTTTTATTGAAGTTAAAACCCGTAAACCACAAAATTGGGATCAAAATGGACTAGAAGCCCTCAATATAAATAAACAGAAAAAAATTTATACTACTGCTCAAATATTTCTTTCTAAAAACCCTCTTTGGCAAAATTATAATTGTCGTTTTGATTTAATTTTATCTACTTATATTATAAGAAAAAATAACTCTAATCAAGGCTCAATAAAAATATTGAACAGCAATCAAATTATGTATAAAAACCATATTTTTACTATCAAAGATCATCTAAAAAATGTTTTATAA
- the petN gene encoding cytochrome b6-f complex subunit PetN: MDILTLGWVGVLSLFTWSIAMVVWGRKGF, translated from the coding sequence ATGGATATTCTTACTTTAGGTTGGGTTGGTGTACTTTCTTTATTTACATGGTCTATTGCAATGGTAGTATGGGGGCGCAAAGGTTTTTAA
- a CDS encoding RND-type export system membrane fusion component, with the protein MTVSNVEKEKNPLPWIIGAMIGGILLLGGATYGILNRPNATSRLDENTVSVTQRPLNLEIRASGVVQPVQSVNISPKNPGILTRLLVEQGSVVEEGQPIAVMQNEELFAQGANAQARLAEAQAGAQETDIRTRADLQVLETRLAQAAATLEESRRRIPLRSEQARSQLREAESRLRLAEIQAQRNQALLEEGVISQDEFDRVANEFLVAQARIQEIVQRIQEIENTAEPEIRRLEANIAEIQASMQERQARGEAEIERLRANIQAAEANLKIAEIQFQDTFITAPFDGIVTQKFASEGAFVTPTTSASATTSATSSSIIALARGLEVIAKIPEIDLRQIEMGQPVQIIADAYPDEVFEGIVQKIAPEAIVEQNVTSFEVTIAIPQQQEKLLSRMNVEVTFLGEQLNSSLTVPTVAIVTEEGETGVMVPDENNEPEFRPVTIGVSVNDQTQILSGLSSGERVFVDLSN; encoded by the coding sequence ATGACAGTCAGTAATGTTGAGAAAGAAAAAAATCCTCTCCCTTGGATTATCGGAGCGATGATTGGGGGGATACTATTACTAGGCGGTGCAACCTATGGTATTTTGAATCGTCCTAATGCCACCAGTCGATTAGATGAAAACACAGTATCAGTTACCCAGCGCCCCTTAAACCTCGAAATCAGAGCCAGTGGGGTGGTTCAACCCGTGCAGAGTGTTAATATTAGCCCTAAAAATCCAGGTATTTTAACCCGTTTATTAGTAGAGCAGGGTAGCGTAGTAGAAGAAGGGCAACCCATCGCCGTAATGCAAAATGAAGAACTTTTTGCCCAAGGGGCTAACGCCCAAGCAAGGTTAGCAGAAGCCCAAGCAGGGGCGCAGGAGACGGATATTAGAACTCGTGCCGACTTACAAGTATTAGAGACAAGACTAGCTCAAGCCGCCGCCACCTTAGAGGAGTCAAGAAGACGCATCCCCCTACGCTCTGAGCAAGCGCGATCGCAACTTAGGGAAGCAGAATCAAGACTTAGACTGGCTGAGATTCAAGCCCAGAGAAATCAAGCCCTCCTCGAAGAAGGAGTAATTTCCCAAGATGAATTTGATAGAGTCGCCAATGAATTTTTAGTCGCCCAAGCCCGTATCCAAGAAATAGTCCAACGGATTCAGGAAATAGAAAATACTGCCGAGCCAGAAATTAGACGATTAGAAGCAAATATTGCCGAAATCCAAGCCTCTATGCAAGAAAGACAAGCACGGGGAGAAGCAGAAATCGAGCGATTAAGAGCCAACATTCAAGCGGCGGAAGCTAACCTGAAAATAGCAGAAATTCAATTTCAAGATACTTTTATCACTGCCCCTTTTGATGGCATCGTTACCCAAAAATTTGCCTCAGAGGGTGCTTTTGTCACTCCTACCACTTCCGCTTCGGCAACCACCTCCGCCACCTCAAGCTCTATTATTGCCCTCGCCAGAGGCTTGGAAGTCATTGCCAAAATTCCCGAAATTGATTTGCGTCAAATAGAAATGGGGCAACCTGTACAAATTATTGCCGATGCTTATCCTGATGAGGTGTTTGAAGGTATTGTACAAAAAATTGCACCTGAGGCGATCGTGGAACAAAATGTCACCTCTTTTGAAGTCACCATTGCCATCCCCCAACAACAAGAAAAACTTCTGTCAAGAATGAATGTGGAAGTCACATTTTTAGGGGAGCAACTGAATAGTAGTTTAACAGTGCCTACCGTTGCGATCGTAACCGAAGAAGGGGAAACTGGGGTAATGGTACCCGATGAAAATAATGAGCCTGAATTTCGCCCCGTAACCATTGGTGTATCGGTTAATGATCAAACTCAAATTTTAAGCGGATTGAGTTCAGGAGAAAGGGTTTTTGTGGATTTATCCAACTAA
- the moaC gene encoding cyclic pyranopterin phosphate synthase MoaC, which produces MQDFPQKSLSHLDEYGSAQMVDISPKKVTVREAIALGQVIMTKFTFEQIQAGNAPKGDVLGTAKIAGIMAAKQTSSLIPLCHPLPLSKIEVEITPDEHLCGYHIQAKVKTEAKTGVEMEALTAVSVTALTLYDMAKALEKTITIQSIKLLSKTGGKS; this is translated from the coding sequence ATGCAAGATTTTCCTCAAAAAAGTTTATCCCATTTAGATGAATATGGCTCGGCCCAAATGGTTGATATATCCCCAAAGAAAGTGACTGTGCGCGAGGCGATCGCCCTTGGACAGGTAATTATGACCAAATTTACTTTTGAGCAAATACAAGCAGGAAACGCCCCCAAAGGGGATGTATTAGGCACTGCCAAAATTGCAGGTATCATGGCCGCCAAACAAACTTCCTCCCTTATTCCCCTATGTCATCCTCTCCCCCTGAGTAAAATTGAGGTGGAAATAACCCCTGATGAGCATTTATGCGGTTATCATATTCAAGCAAAAGTAAAAACCGAGGCAAAAACGGGGGTAGAAATGGAAGCCTTAACAGCTGTATCGGTTACGGCACTGACTCTATATGATATGGCAAAGGCACTGGAAAAAACTATCACAATTCAATCAATAAAATTGCTTAGTAAAACGGGAGGAAAAAGTTAG
- the ycf4 gene encoding photosystem I asssembly Ycf4 yields MLINNFILVFLGMQVNDFIFKQEISGSRRIGNYLVAIASTIGGVGFLLAGLSSYFHTDFLKVTDVSGLQFVPQGIALSFYGVAGTLLASYLWLNIFLNVGSGYNEFDKKEGKVTIYRQGFLGKNRQLKIVYDIDDIQAIRAEIKEGLNPKRTLYLRVKPKRDIPLTPVGEPIALSTLENQGAQLARFLTVPLEGL; encoded by the coding sequence ATGTTAATAAACAATTTTATTTTAGTTTTTTTAGGAATGCAAGTTAACGACTTTATCTTTAAACAAGAGATTTCAGGCTCTCGCCGTATTGGTAATTATTTAGTGGCGATCGCATCTACCATTGGCGGAGTCGGCTTTTTACTCGCAGGATTATCTAGTTATTTCCACACCGATTTCTTAAAAGTTACCGATGTTTCTGGACTACAATTTGTACCCCAAGGAATAGCCCTAAGTTTTTATGGTGTGGCAGGTACATTACTTGCTTCTTATTTATGGTTAAACATCTTTTTAAATGTGGGTAGTGGCTACAATGAATTTGATAAAAAAGAAGGAAAAGTAACCATTTATAGACAAGGTTTTTTAGGTAAAAATCGTCAACTAAAAATCGTCTATGATATTGATGATATTCAAGCTATTAGGGCAGAAATAAAAGAAGGATTAAACCCCAAAAGAACACTTTATTTACGAGTAAAACCTAAAAGAGATATTCCCCTAACTCCTGTAGGTGAGCCTATCGCCCTTTCTACCCTAGAAAATCAAGGCGCCCAGTTAGCTCGTTTTCTCACTGTACCTTTAGAAGGTTTATAA
- a CDS encoding Tellurium resistance protein TerD, whose translation MAINLQKGQRISLTKEAPQLQQLMCGLGWDVVQKKGGFLSNLFSESNSNFDLDASVICISENQKVRHEKDVIYFGNLRHSSSAIMHQGDNLTGEGHGDDEQIMINLALLPKDIYKIVIIVNIYDPFNRQQDFGQVKNAFIRLVNLTNQKEIVRYTLSGDEYAGQTAMVMAELTRKGNDWDMDAKGEGLRVKDLAAVVNLYNK comes from the coding sequence ATGGCAATTAATTTACAAAAAGGACAAAGAATTTCCTTAACAAAAGAAGCTCCCCAATTGCAACAATTAATGTGTGGTTTAGGGTGGGATGTTGTGCAAAAAAAAGGTGGTTTTTTGTCTAACTTATTTAGTGAAAGCAATAGTAATTTTGATTTAGATGCTTCGGTAATCTGTATCAGCGAAAATCAAAAAGTGAGACACGAAAAAGATGTTATTTATTTTGGTAATTTAAGACATTCTTCCTCTGCTATTATGCACCAAGGAGATAATTTGACAGGGGAAGGGCATGGTGATGATGAGCAAATTATGATTAATTTAGCCCTATTACCAAAAGATATATATAAAATCGTAATTATTGTTAATATTTATGACCCTTTTAATCGTCAACAGGATTTTGGGCAAGTAAAAAATGCTTTTATCCGTTTGGTTAATTTAACCAATCAAAAAGAAATTGTCCGTTATACCCTCTCTGGGGATGAATACGCAGGGCAAACGGCTATGGTTATGGCAGAATTAACCCGTAAAGGAAACGACTGGGATATGGATGCAAAAGGAGAGGGTTTAAGAGTAAAAGATTTAGCCGCTGTGGTTAATCTCTATAACAAATAA
- the rsmE gene encoding 16S rRNA (uracil1498-N3)-methyltransferase RsmE, with product MLYRLVITESQRQDNQIILHPDQEHYLRRVVRLNDGQSFIVINGKGDGWQVELTATGGKIITKLEDNRELPIQVSLMVALPKGSGFDDIVRCTTELGVSRLYPIMSDRTLLKPNENKLVRWRKIASEASEQCERLIVPYIAPPLPFLEAIKQIEDNSPRFIAVARNTEKHLINHLNPLDLPSQITIATGCEGGWTTNEVQSAIEHNFQPITLGKRILRAVTAPIAIMSLIASLAEK from the coding sequence ATGTTATATCGCCTAGTGATTACAGAGAGTCAACGACAGGATAACCAAATTATATTACACCCTGACCAAGAACATTATTTACGTCGTGTGGTGAGACTAAATGACGGACAATCTTTTATTGTTATCAATGGCAAAGGAGATGGTTGGCAAGTCGAATTAACTGCTACTGGGGGTAAAATTATTACTAAACTTGAGGATAATCGAGAATTACCTATTCAAGTTTCTCTCATGGTTGCCTTACCCAAAGGGAGTGGTTTTGATGATATTGTCCGTTGTACCACAGAGTTAGGAGTAAGTAGATTGTACCCCATAATGAGCGATCGCACTTTACTCAAACCCAATGAAAATAAATTAGTAAGATGGCGTAAAATTGCCTCGGAAGCATCGGAACAATGTGAGAGATTGATAGTACCTTATATTGCCCCTCCCTTACCTTTTTTAGAAGCAATCAAGCAAATAGAAGATAATTCTCCCCGTTTTATTGCTGTTGCCCGTAACACCGAAAAGCACCTTATCAATCATCTTAATCCCCTCGATTTACCTTCCCAGATTACCATTGCCACAGGATGTGAAGGAGGATGGACTACAAATGAAGTACAAAGTGCGATCGAGCATAATTTTCAACCCATCACCCTAGGAAAAAGAATACTAAGGGCAGTTACCGCCCCCATTGCCATTATGTCGTTAATAGCCTCCCTTGCCGAAAAATAA
- the nnrE gene encoding NAD(P)H-hydrate epimerase → MYSNQTTILVTAQEMRLIEEEIFSAGMPVASLMEKVALKTAQKIKELYPLKEKKLSVGFIIGSGHNGGDALVVARELYCHGYDVIIYAPLIEKFKDLTAHHFKYASSLGITIVSNLEALNTCHIIIDGLFGFGLTRKIIDNLAEDIKTLNGWHKPVISIDIPSGINSDTGAVLGVAIKAKYTLCLGLYKKGIWQDKALEYLGQVERIDFDIPSSYVHKITSESPSPELLTAQKVKDILPLPRQVTTYKYKQGHLLLICGSKEYAGAALLSAYGARSSGVGMVTMVVPESLTSFINAQLPEMLVIGCRETPLGSIETLPLLDWDKYQWVSCGMGLTKEAVSVVEKVISSNCNILLDADALNIVANYYLLEVLQTRQGETVLTPHDGEFERLFPDFSFVGMADRIEETRQGAIALNATILRKGAKTIISDNSHTWIIPHGTPALARGGSGDVLSGFIGGLLAQNSFTDTPVIDTVAAAGWLHQQGAILASEDLSVLGVDGVTLSRYILKAVNELKGNGE, encoded by the coding sequence ATGTATTCAAACCAAACTACAATTTTAGTTACCGCCCAAGAAATGAGGCTAATTGAGGAAGAAATTTTCTCCGCAGGAATGCCCGTAGCTAGTTTAATGGAAAAAGTAGCCCTGAAAACGGCTCAAAAAATTAAAGAATTATACCCTTTAAAAGAAAAAAAACTTTCAGTGGGATTTATCATTGGTAGTGGTCATAATGGAGGAGATGCTTTAGTAGTTGCTAGAGAATTATATTGCCATGGTTATGATGTCATAATCTATGCCCCTCTCATAGAAAAGTTTAAGGATTTAACAGCCCATCATTTTAAGTATGCTTCTAGTTTAGGGATTACCATTGTTAGTAATCTTGAAGCCTTAAATACTTGTCATATAATAATTGATGGTTTATTTGGTTTTGGTTTAACTAGAAAAATAATTGATAATTTAGCAGAAGATATAAAAACTCTTAATGGATGGCATAAACCTGTTATTAGTATTGATATTCCTTCAGGAATTAATAGCGATACTGGGGCAGTTTTAGGAGTCGCAATAAAGGCAAAATATACCCTTTGTTTGGGATTGTATAAAAAAGGAATTTGGCAAGATAAAGCCTTAGAATATTTGGGGCAGGTGGAAAGAATAGATTTTGATATTCCCTCCTCCTATGTTCATAAAATTACATCTGAATCTCCCTCTCCAGAATTATTAACCGCACAAAAAGTAAAAGACATCTTGCCGTTACCCCGTCAGGTGACAACTTATAAGTACAAACAGGGGCATTTATTGTTAATTTGTGGCTCAAAAGAATACGCTGGGGCAGCTTTATTGTCTGCCTATGGGGCAAGGAGTAGCGGAGTAGGAATGGTGACGATGGTAGTGCCTGAAAGTTTAACATCCTTTATCAATGCCCAGTTACCAGAAATGTTGGTGATTGGTTGTCGAGAAACTCCCCTCGGTAGTATCGAAACTTTGCCTTTGTTGGATTGGGATAAATATCAATGGGTATCTTGTGGCATGGGTTTAACAAAGGAAGCTGTTTCGGTGGTGGAAAAAGTAATTAGCAGTAACTGTAATATTCTTTTGGATGCCGATGCTTTAAATATTGTGGCAAATTATTATCTTCTTGAGGTTTTACAAACTAGGCAGGGTGAAACAGTTTTGACTCCCCATGATGGAGAATTTGAGCGTTTATTTCCTGATTTTTCTTTCGTGGGTATGGCTGATAGAATCGAGGAAACAAGACAAGGGGCGATCGCCCTTAATGCTACAATTTTAAGGAAAGGTGCTAAAACCATTATTAGCGATAATAGCCATACTTGGATTATCCCCCATGGCACTCCCGCCCTTGCGAGGGGAGGAAGTGGTGATGTATTGAGCGGATTTATCGGTGGCTTACTTGCCCAAAATAGTTTTACGGATACTCCTGTAATTGATACCGTTGCAGCGGCTGGTTGGTTACATCAACAGGGCGCAATTTTAGCCAGTGAAGATTTATCTGTGTTAGGGGTAGATGGGGTTACTTTATCTCGATATATTCTTAAAGCGGTTAATGAATTAAAAGGGAATGGGGAATAG
- the menC gene encoding O-succinylbenzoate synthase MenC, with translation MKIERIDLYYVEIPFIYPFKTNGINVNSHSCLIVKIHSEGFIGYGECPTFNQPFYNYETITTAHHILKDFLIPLLLHKKINSPQEVIKILSPVRGNPMAKSALDCAVWDLFAKKKNLPLYKYIGGVREKVRVGVSVSLQSSIEALMDRVNSYLEEGYQRIKLKIAPENALSCLTAIRESYPNLMLMGDANSVFTLDDMDLFKQLDDLNLLMIEQPLAYDDLLEHSRLQSQIKTPLCLDESINSVNDTLNAIALKSCQIINLKQSRVGGITNTIEIHNLCEKAGIKLWCGGMLESGIGRATNLHIASLPQFKLPADISATNRYFEEDIITQNIKLNPEDSTINIPQKAGIGVDIDEEKLEKFTLSQESFT, from the coding sequence ATGAAAATTGAAAGAATTGATTTATACTACGTTGAAATACCATTTATTTATCCTTTCAAAACTAACGGCATTAATGTAAATAGTCATAGTTGTTTGATAGTTAAAATTCATAGTGAAGGCTTTATAGGTTATGGAGAATGTCCTACTTTTAACCAACCTTTTTACAATTACGAAACCATTACCACTGCCCATCATATTTTAAAAGATTTTTTGATTCCTTTGTTGCTCCATAAAAAAATAAATTCTCCCCAAGAAGTAATTAAAATATTATCCCCCGTCAGAGGGAATCCAATGGCAAAATCAGCCCTTGATTGTGCCGTATGGGATTTGTTTGCCAAGAAAAAAAACTTACCTTTATATAAATATATTGGTGGAGTGAGAGAAAAAGTTAGGGTAGGGGTAAGCGTTTCTTTGCAATCTAGTATAGAGGCTTTAATGGACAGGGTAAATAGTTATTTAGAGGAAGGTTATCAAAGAATAAAGTTAAAAATCGCTCCTGAGAATGCTTTATCTTGTTTGACGGCTATTCGTGAAAGTTATCCCAATTTGATGTTGATGGGGGATGCCAATTCGGTTTTCACTTTAGATGATATGGATTTATTCAAACAATTGGATGATTTGAATTTGTTGATGATTGAGCAACCTTTGGCTTATGATGATCTGTTAGAACATAGTCGGTTACAGTCACAGATAAAAACCCCCCTATGTCTCGATGAAAGCATCAATTCTGTTAATGATACCCTAAACGCGATCGCCCTTAAATCATGTCAAATAATAAATTTAAAACAATCCCGTGTGGGCGGTATTACTAACACCATTGAAATCCATAATCTTTGTGAAAAAGCAGGTATAAAACTATGGTGCGGAGGGATGTTAGAATCTGGTATTGGTAGGGCAACAAACTTACATATTGCCAGTCTTCCCCAATTTAAATTACCTGCTGATATTTCCGCCACCAATCGTTATTTTGAAGAAGATATTATCACTCAAAATATTAAGTTAAACCCCGAAGACTCTACCATCAATATCCCTCAAAAAGCAGGAATAGGGGTAGATATTGATGAGGAAAAGTTAGAAAAATTTACCCTCTCTCAAGAATCTTTTACTTAA
- the fbpB gene encoding ABC-type iron(III) uptake system permease component FbpB, with the protein MTNSPDFQTKSLPQNNIKPPLFLLVVAIITVIAIVIPLIYLIIRAGSVSSVEELQELINFIFNVRILRILLNSIGMAAASTAIAALIAIPYAFLTVRTDLPWRKFWSVVSTLPLAIPTYVGSFALIATFGPRGSLLQSWLEPFGVESLPSIYGWTGTIAAITLFSYPYLLLSVRAGLQGLDPALEESARSLGYGAWGIFFRVTLPLLRPSIVAGSLLVSLYALQDFGTPALMRFNSFTNAIFTQYRSSFNRGLAAALSIVLVVLVLVILIIEQKVRTNANYYSRGSGAINKGVVIPLGRWKLPAIAFCCIVSFFSLVLPIGVIVLWLTRSSDAIATLQNMLVFARNSAWASSLAAIFATLLALPVAILSVRFPNTLTTLIERGTYLGYGLPGIVVALSLVFFGANYLPWIYQTMPMLVFAYIILFLPQSVGTNRSSLLQVNPSLEESARSLGRSPWQTLKEVTIPLVRPGITSGAVLVFVTAIKELPATILLSPIGFKTLAVEIWESTNDARFASAAAASFGMLVICTGLTFIILSQERKLSNK; encoded by the coding sequence ATGACCAATAGTCCTGATTTTCAGACAAAATCATTACCACAAAATAACATTAAGCCCCCATTATTCCTGTTGGTAGTGGCAATCATAACGGTTATTGCCATTGTGATTCCTTTGATTTATCTAATTATCAGGGCAGGAAGTGTTTCTTCGGTTGAGGAATTGCAAGAGTTAATTAATTTTATTTTTAATGTACGTATTCTGAGAATTTTACTTAATAGCATTGGTATGGCGGCAGCTTCAACGGCGATCGCCGCTTTAATCGCCATTCCTTACGCTTTTTTGACCGTTAGAACCGATTTACCATGGCGTAAATTTTGGTCTGTGGTGAGTACCTTACCCCTTGCTATTCCTACCTATGTGGGTAGTTTTGCCCTTATCGCCACCTTTGGTCCTCGGGGCAGTCTTTTACAATCATGGCTAGAACCTTTTGGAGTGGAAAGTCTCCCTTCTATCTATGGTTGGACTGGTACCATTGCGGCTATTACTCTTTTTTCCTATCCATATTTATTATTAAGTGTTCGGGCTGGTTTACAAGGACTTGACCCGGCTTTAGAAGAATCGGCCCGTAGTTTGGGTTATGGGGCATGGGGCATATTTTTTCGGGTAACTTTACCTTTGTTACGTCCTTCTATCGTAGCAGGTTCTTTGTTGGTGTCTCTCTATGCCCTACAGGATTTTGGAACTCCTGCTCTCATGCGGTTCAATTCTTTCACTAATGCTATTTTTACTCAATATCGCTCTAGTTTTAATCGTGGATTGGCTGCGGCTTTATCTATAGTGTTAGTGGTTTTAGTATTAGTAATTCTTATCATTGAACAAAAAGTAAGAACCAATGCAAATTATTATTCCCGTGGCTCTGGGGCGATTAATAAGGGGGTTGTAATTCCCCTTGGTAGGTGGAAATTACCTGCGATCGCCTTTTGTTGTATAGTGTCTTTTTTCTCCTTAGTGTTACCCATTGGAGTAATTGTTCTTTGGTTGACCAGGAGTTCAGATGCGATCGCCACTTTACAAAATATGCTCGTATTTGCCCGAAATTCAGCTTGGGCATCCAGTCTGGCCGCCATATTTGCCACCCTGTTGGCTCTACCTGTGGCTATTCTCTCCGTTCGCTTTCCCAATACCCTTACCACCCTCATTGAAAGGGGAACTTACCTCGGCTACGGTTTACCCGGCATTGTGGTTGCTTTATCCCTTGTTTTCTTCGGGGCGAACTATTTACCATGGATTTATCAAACCATGCCCATGTTAGTTTTTGCCTACATAATTTTATTTTTACCCCAATCCGTTGGTACCAACCGCAGTTCATTACTACAGGTGAATCCATCCCTCGAAGAATCTGCCCGTAGCTTGGGGCGTAGCCCATGGCAAACCCTCAAAGAAGTCACCATTCCCCTCGTGCGTCCTGGTATCACTAGCGGTGCTGTATTAGTATTTGTGACCGCTATCAAGGAATTACCCGCCACCATACTATTATCCCCCATCGGTTTCAAAACCCTCGCTGTGGAAATTTGGGAGTCCACCAATGATGCTCGTTTTGCCTCGGCGGCGGCAGCTTCTTTTGGAATGTTAGTTATTTGCACGGGTTTAACGTTTATTATTTTGTCCCAAGAAAGGAAGCTGAGTAATAAATAG
- the fbpA gene encoding ABC-type iron(III) uptake system substrate-binding component FbpA, with the protein MKRRKILGLIGVVFASSALTIACNAPNNTDVGGGGTTTGETAGEAVDLAGQELTIYSGRNEELIGPLLERFEEETGVTVQVRYGDTAELAAAILEEGENTPADIYFGQDAGALGALQLEGRTKPIPQELLDKVDSRFRSPEGQWIGISGRARTLAYNVDLVEESELPDSIWALTEEQWSGKVAWAPTNGSFQSFVTAMRVTEGDERTREWLQGIIDNNPQVYPNNTTTVEAVGRGEAEIGLVNHYYLNRFTTEDPNFPVAHHYTNNDVGAMINVAGVSILDGTDSEAVAIALIDFLLTDESQAYFAENTNEYPLIEGAAPPQDQVSIEEINPPSIDLSSLEDLEGTLNLLREMGAIE; encoded by the coding sequence ATGAAAAGAAGAAAAATATTAGGTTTAATCGGGGTTGTATTTGCGTCTAGTGCTTTAACCATTGCTTGTAATGCTCCGAATAATACCGATGTCGGAGGAGGAGGAACAACCACTGGAGAAACCGCGGGAGAAGCGGTTGATTTAGCAGGACAGGAACTGACTATTTATTCTGGTAGAAATGAAGAGTTAATTGGACCTTTGTTAGAAAGATTTGAGGAAGAAACTGGAGTAACAGTGCAAGTGCGTTATGGCGACACGGCAGAGTTAGCGGCGGCTATTTTAGAAGAAGGCGAAAATACTCCTGCGGATATATACTTTGGTCAGGATGCGGGAGCATTAGGAGCATTGCAACTAGAGGGTAGAACTAAGCCTATTCCTCAAGAGCTTTTGGATAAGGTGGATTCTCGTTTTCGTTCTCCTGAAGGGCAGTGGATTGGTATTTCTGGTCGGGCGCGTACCCTTGCTTACAATGTTGATTTGGTGGAGGAGTCTGAGCTTCCTGATTCTATCTGGGCATTAACGGAGGAACAGTGGAGTGGAAAGGTTGCTTGGGCGCCTACTAATGGTTCTTTTCAATCTTTTGTAACGGCCATGCGAGTAACAGAGGGGGATGAGAGAACTAGAGAGTGGTTACAAGGCATTATCGATAATAATCCTCAAGTTTACCCTAACAATACAACTACGGTGGAGGCTGTGGGACGAGGTGAGGCTGAAATCGGTTTGGTTAATCATTATTATTTAAATCGTTTCACCACTGAAGATCCTAATTTTCCTGTGGCTCACCATTACACTAATAATGATGTGGGTGCGATGATCAATGTGGCTGGGGTATCTATTCTTGATGGTACTGACAGTGAGGCTGTGGCGATCGCCCTTATCGACTTTTTGTTAACGGATGAATCTCAAGCCTATTTTGCAGAAAATACCAATGAATATCCTTTAATTGAAGGGGCCGCACCTCCCCAAGATCAAGTTTCCATTGAGGAAATTAATCCTCCTTCTATCGATTTAAGCAGTTTAGAGGATTTAGAAGGTACTCTTAATTTATTGAGAGAGATGGGTGCGATCGAATAA